One genomic window of Quercus lobata isolate SW786 chromosome 9, ValleyOak3.0 Primary Assembly, whole genome shotgun sequence includes the following:
- the LOC115961738 gene encoding protein FAR1-RELATED SEQUENCE 5-like: protein MDRDTENEAKADFINVEKHWSTVLEKGIDQLTDAQITGLKFSFLDDGGEFYNTYAKLVGFSIRKDEIKRNKNNIVTSKRWVCAKEGLQIRKNEANLNCMRERPITRSGCKAAFRIRFEQKLGEWVVGEFKREHNHDLVSQFETQFLRSHKTIKDFDKAQIIALHNVGVKSNQIMDHMIQQAGGYENIGLITKDFYNYLVAIHNNSTRDSDAECALVYLQAKEDMDSSFFFNTLLMKKVVWLICFGQILKVV from the coding sequence ATGGATCGTGATACGGAGAATGAAGCGAAGGCTGATTTCATTAATGTGGAAAAACATTGGAGCACTGTCCTCGAAAAAGGAATAGATCAATTGACTGATGCCCAAATAACTGGTTTGAAATTCAGTTTCCTAGATGATGGTGGAGAGTTTTATAACACATATGCAAAGTTGGTTGGGTTTAGTATTCGCAAAGATGAGATAAAGCgtaataaaaataacattgtAACCTCTAAAAGATGGGTTTGTGCAAAGGAAGGATTGCAAATTAGGAAAAATGAGGCCAATTTAAATTGCATGCGTGAGAGACCAATAACAAGAAGTGGTTGCAAGGCCGCTTTTCGTATTAGGTTTGAACAAAAGTTAGGTGAATGGGTGGTAGGAGAGTTTAAAAGGGAGCATAATCATGACTTAGTTTCGCAATTCGAGACTCAATTTCTCCGTTCGCACAAGACTATTAAGGATTTCGATAAGGCTCAGATTATAGCACTGCATAATGTTGGggtcaaatcaaatcaaatcatggATCATATGATCCAACAAGCTGGAGGATACGAGAATATAGGGCTCATTACAAAAGACTTCTACAATTATCTAGTGGCAATTCACAACAACAGTACGCGAGATAGTGATGCTGAATGTGCTTTGGTATATTTACAAGCAAAAGAAGACATGGACTCCTCATTCTTTTTCAATACATTGTTGATGAAGAAAGTTGTTTGGCTAATCTGTTTTGGACAGATTCTCAAAGTCGTTTAG